A stretch of Anolis sagrei isolate rAnoSag1 chromosome X, rAnoSag1.mat, whole genome shotgun sequence DNA encodes these proteins:
- the FICD gene encoding protein adenylyltransferase FICD produces MNLVSMAAVVVAVAEPELKWLSLGLRLRWAAVLVALGAGVLVVLLPLAAVEDQGQALVKGLALLRSKLGMGHPDHPKPAGHNTGLSVTSRELQLLVLKPKASPEVKLEAKAALNQALEMKRQGKREKAHKLFRHALKMDPDYVDALTEFGLFSEEEKDIIQADFLYSKALTIAPRNEKALISRDRTLPLVEEIDQRYFSIIDSKVRKVMSIPKGNSALRRVMEESYYHHIYHTVAIEGNTLTLSEIRHIIETRYAVPGKSLVEQNEVIGMHAAMKYVNATLVSRIGSVTLADMLEIHRRVLGFVDPVEAGRFRTTQVFVGHHIPPHPRDVEKQVLEFIQWLNSEDAMSLHPVEFAALAHYKLVYIHPFVDGNGRTSRLLMNLILMQAGYPPITIRKEQRAEYYHVLEVANEGDVRPFIRFIAKCTETTLDMLLIATTEYSVGLPEAHGGSRDCKQTIPVKPRT; encoded by the exons ATGAACCTGGTCTCGATGGCCGCGGTGGTGGTGGCAGTGGCTGAGCCAGAGCTGAAGTGGCTCTCACTGGGGCTGCGCCTGCGCTGGGCAGCGGTGCTGGTGGCGTTGGGGGCCGGGGTCTTGGTGGTGCTGCTCCCTCTGGCCGCTGTAGAGGACCAGGGACAGGCCCTCGTCAAGGGCTTGGCCTTGTTGCGTAGCAAGCTGGGCATGGGCCACCCTGACCACCCCAAGCCGGCCGGGCACAACACCGGACTCAGTGTCACCTCCAGAGAGCTGCAGCTGCTGGTGCTGAAACCCAAGGCCTCCCCAG AGGTGAAGCTAGAAGCCAAAGCCGCCCTGAACCAGGCCCTGGAGATGAAGCGCCAAGGCAAGCGGGAGAAGGCTCACAAGCTTTTCCGGCATGCCCTCAAAATGGACCCCGATTACGTGGACGCCCTGACTGAGTTTGGCCTCTTTtctgaggaggagaaggacaTCATCCAGGCCGACTTCTTGTACTCCAAAGCCTTGACCATCGCCCCTCGCAACGAGAAGGCCCTCATCAGCCGCGACCGGACGTTGCCCCTTGTGGAGGAGATCGACCAGCGCTACTTCAGCATCATCGACAGCAAGGTCCGGAAGGTGATGTCCATCCCGAAGGGCAACTCTGCCCTGCGGCGCGTGATGGAGGAGTCCTACTACCACCACATCTACCACACGGTAGCCATTGAGGGCAACACACTGACACTTTCGGAGATCCGGCACATCATCGAGACCCGCTACGCCGTGCCCGGGAAGAGCCTGGTGGAGCAGAACGAGGTGATTGGCATGCATGCCGCCATGAAGTACGTCAATGCCACCTTGGTTTCCCGCATCGGGTCAGTGACCCTTGCCGACATGTTAGAAATCCACCGGCGGGTGCTGGGCTTTGTGGATCCGGTGGAGGCCGGGCGCTTTCGGACGACCCAGGTCTTTGTGGGGCACCACATCCCTCCACACCCGCGGGACGTGGAGAAGCAGGTGCTAGAGTTCATCCAGTGGCTCAACTCGGAGGACGCCATGAGCCTACACCCGGTAGAATTTGCGGCCCTGGCCCACTACAAGCTGGTGTACATCCACCCCTTTGTGGATGGCAACGGGAGGACCTCCCGCCTCCTGATGAACCTGATTCTCATGCAGGCGGGCTACCCACCCATCACCATCCGCAAGGAGCAGCGGGCCGAGTACTACCACGTCTTGGAGGTGGCCAATGAAGGCGACGTCCGGCCCTTCATCCGCTTCATTGCCAAGTGCACCGAGACCACCTTGGACATGCTGCTCATTGCCACGACTGAGTACTCGGTGGGCCTCCCTGAAGCCCATGGAGGCAGCCGGGACTGCAAGCAGACCATCCCCGTCAAACCCCGGACATGA